A single genomic interval of Astyanax mexicanus isolate ESR-SI-001 chromosome 4, AstMex3_surface, whole genome shotgun sequence harbors:
- the atcayb gene encoding caytaxin, translating to MGTTEATLRMENLEVKDEWQDEDFPRPLPEDGDLDGLTDNRTSPPGSLHGGHGGSAAQRKRRTLVAPDINLSLDQSEGSLLSEDFLDTPDDLDINVDDIDTPDDTDSLEFITNGNELEWEDDALVACAKGAPGAGSGHGGEDGDGTGRLWRTVIIGEQEQRIDMQVIRPYLRVVTHGGYYGEGLSAIIVFAACYLPDSGCTDYHYIMENLFLYVISSLELLVAEDYMIIYLNGATPRRRMPGITWLKRCYQMIDRRLRKNLKCMIIAHPSWFIRTVLAISRPFISVKFLDKISYVQSLEELAQIVPMEHVQIPECVLQYDEERLKVQTERLEQDQKPTRTETSVPERPVSVAAEACP from the exons ATGGGCACAACAGAAGCCACTCTGCGCATGGAAAACCTGGAGGTAAAGGATGAGTGGCAGGATGAAGACTTTCCTCG GCCTTTGCCAGAGGATGGAGACTTAGACGGCCTTACTGACAACAGAACTT CTCCCCCCGGTTCGCTGCACGGAGGCCATGGAGGCTCAGCAGCGCAAAGGAAGCGTAGAACCCTGGTTGCCCCGGACATCAACCTCTCCCTGGACCAGAGCGAAGGATCCCTCCTGTCGGAAGACTTCCTGGACACACCTGATGACCTGGACATCAATGTAGACGACATCGACACACCGGACGACACCGACTCTCTGGAGTTCATCACCAATGGAAACGAGTTAGAATGGGAAG ATGACGCCCTGGTGGCGTGTGCTAAAGGGGCTCCGGGTGCCGGCTCAGGCCACGGTGGTGAGGATGGTGACGGGACCGGGCGTCTTTGGAGGACTGTGATCATCGGGGAACAGGAGCAACGGATAGACATGCAGGTCATCAGGCCCTATTTGCGGGTGGTCACTCATGGAG GTTATTATGGAGAAGGCCTGAGCGCTATCATCGTGTTTGCGGCGTGCTACCTCCCAGACAGCGGCTGCACAGACTACCATTACATCATGGAGAACCTTTTCCT GTATGTTATAAGCAGTCTGGAGCTGCTGGTAGCTGAGGACTACATGATCATCTACCTGAACGGAGCCACGCCTCGCAGGAGAATGCCTGGCATCACCTGGTTAAAGAGGTGCTACCAGATGATCGATCGAAG GTTAAGGAAGAATCTGAAGTGCATGATCATTGCACATCCATCCTGGTTCATTCGAACTGTGCTGGCCATCTCCCGGCCCTTTATCAG TGTGAAGTTCCTGGATAAGATCAGTTATGTGCAGAGTCTGGAGGAGCTGGCTCAGATCGTCCCCATGGAGCATGTGCAGATTCCAGAGTGTGTGCTGCA ATACGACGAGGAGCGTCTGAAGGTCCAGACAGAAAG